In Chitinivibrionales bacterium, one genomic interval encodes:
- a CDS encoding tetratricopeptide repeat protein — translation MKHSSGALIAYGAAFALFSGCAGTAPGTQDGSVLPEIDIVQVKENSEEALKAAREARAAIDAVDARLAEIDKRPAVVSADGANNSSAKIEELETRLAFLAEAVKDLQAKVAALQDASASRLPAKTATVAPVPSPAPAVPAAGSENDAYQAALRAFNSRNYEQAQKMFSDIIRQYPAGAFTANCWYWSGECSYALLDWTKAVLQFQKVLTFANSAKADAAQLKLGMCYMKMGQNELAKTELKKLIEQYPGSEYVPRAQKYLSDMK, via the coding sequence ATGAAACATTCATCAGGTGCTTTGATTGCCTACGGCGCGGCCTTTGCGCTGTTCTCCGGCTGCGCCGGCACGGCGCCCGGAACGCAGGACGGTTCAGTGCTTCCGGAGATTGACATTGTGCAAGTGAAGGAAAATTCCGAGGAGGCGCTCAAGGCCGCGCGCGAGGCCCGGGCCGCAATTGACGCCGTCGACGCCAGGCTCGCCGAGATTGACAAGAGACCGGCCGTTGTTTCGGCGGACGGGGCAAACAATTCCTCTGCGAAAATCGAGGAGCTGGAAACCAGGCTTGCGTTTCTCGCAGAGGCCGTGAAGGACCTGCAGGCAAAAGTTGCGGCGCTGCAGGACGCATCCGCGTCGAGGCTGCCCGCTAAAACAGCGACGGTCGCCCCGGTGCCGTCGCCCGCGCCGGCCGTTCCGGCGGCCGGATCCGAGAACGATGCCTACCAGGCCGCGCTGCGCGCCTTCAACAGCCGAAATTACGAGCAGGCGCAGAAAATGTTTTCCGATATCATCAGGCAGTATCCCGCCGGCGCCTTTACCGCCAACTGCTGGTACTGGAGCGGCGAATGCAGCTACGCATTGCTCGACTGGACAAAGGCGGTTTTACAGTTCCAGAAAGTACTCACCTTCGCCAACAGCGCCAAGGCCGACGCCGCGCAGCTCAAGCTCGGCATGTGCTATATGAAAATGGGACAAAACGAACTTGCAAAGACGGAATTGAAAAAGCTGATCGAGCAATATCCGGGAAGCGAGTATGTGCCCCGGGCGCAGAAGTATTTAAGCGATATGAAGTAG